A DNA window from Leptolyngbya sp. KIOST-1 contains the following coding sequences:
- a CDS encoding ATP-binding protein, with amino-acid sequence MSTSALCLEHLRAIAPFNHLPQERLAWVCDRATSFPLAKGDYLVKEGDLTTTVYVIASGRLAITRQSEGVAMPIGQQDAPGLIGEIPVLTDEPAPVTLQAISDCQLHGVAGADFLTLLHECRDFERQVFRLMQKRVRGLESFLRGREKMAALGTLSAGLAHELNNPAAALVRSLSEVVPAIRELEKMNLLYGQQQPDAADTQRWQSVRDAGYDTILRGGADAVSLGDREEELLDWLEDYGVAEAWKLAEPLALAGIDIPTLEELIAPWRDNPTPLRDMGIRWLALSFEMMAMIQSGRSGAERIATLVKSMKSYSYMDQGAQQMVDIHAGLEDTLRLFAFKLKQGIAVERHYETTLPKLMAHGSELNQVWTNLIDNAIDAMGDRGTLTLRTCQFQGSVRVEIIDTGPGIPPAIQSRMFEPFFTTKGVGKGSGLGLETVLRIVENRHHGTIAVESAPGRTCFAVCLPLPETAAIQA; translated from the coding sequence ATGAGTACCTCTGCCCTGTGCCTGGAGCATCTGCGGGCGATCGCGCCCTTTAACCATCTGCCTCAGGAACGGCTGGCGTGGGTGTGCGATCGGGCCACCTCCTTCCCCCTGGCCAAGGGCGACTACCTGGTCAAGGAGGGGGACCTCACCACTACCGTCTACGTGATCGCCTCAGGTCGCCTCGCCATTACCCGCCAGAGCGAGGGGGTGGCCATGCCCATCGGCCAGCAGGACGCCCCCGGCCTGATCGGCGAAATTCCGGTGCTCACCGATGAGCCTGCCCCGGTAACACTGCAAGCAATATCGGATTGCCAACTTCACGGGGTAGCCGGGGCCGACTTTCTCACCCTGCTGCACGAGTGCCGCGACTTTGAGCGCCAGGTGTTTCGCCTCATGCAGAAGCGGGTGCGGGGGCTGGAGTCATTTTTGCGCGGGCGCGAGAAAATGGCGGCCCTGGGCACGCTGTCGGCGGGGCTGGCCCACGAGCTGAATAACCCGGCGGCGGCCCTGGTGCGATCGCTCAGCGAGGTGGTGCCCGCCATTCGCGAGCTGGAGAAAATGAACCTGCTCTACGGCCAGCAGCAGCCCGACGCCGCCGATACCCAGCGGTGGCAATCGGTGCGCGACGCGGGCTACGACACCATTCTCAGAGGCGGGGCCGATGCGGTCAGCCTGGGCGATCGCGAAGAGGAACTGCTCGACTGGCTCGAAGACTACGGCGTGGCCGAAGCCTGGAAGCTGGCCGAACCCCTGGCCCTGGCCGGCATCGACATCCCCACCCTGGAAGAGCTGATCGCCCCCTGGCGCGACAACCCCACCCCCCTGCGCGACATGGGCATTCGCTGGCTGGCCCTCTCCTTTGAGATGATGGCGATGATTCAGAGTGGCCGGTCGGGGGCCGAGCGCATCGCCACCCTGGTCAAATCGATGAAGTCCTACAGCTACATGGACCAGGGAGCGCAGCAAATGGTCGATATCCACGCCGGGCTGGAAGATACCCTGCGGCTGTTTGCTTTCAAGCTGAAGCAGGGCATTGCCGTCGAGCGCCACTACGAGACCACGCTGCCCAAGCTCATGGCCCACGGCAGTGAGCTCAACCAGGTGTGGACGAACCTGATCGACAATGCGATCGACGCCATGGGCGACAGGGGCACCCTCACCCTGCGCACCTGCCAGTTTCAGGGCAGCGTTCGGGTGGAAATTATCGACACCGGGCCGGGGATTCCGCCAGCGATTCAGTCGCGCATGTTTGAGCCGTTTTTTACCACCAAGGGGGTGGGCAAAGGCTCAGGCCTGGGCCTCGAAACGGTGCTCCGCATTGTCGAAAACCGCCACCACGGCACCATTGCGGTGGAGTCTGCGCCGGGGCGCACCTGCTTTGCGGTATGCCTGCCCCTGCCAGAAACCGCCGCCATTCAAGCGTGA
- the tsaB gene encoding tRNA (adenosine(37)-N6)-threonylcarbamoyltransferase complex dimerization subunit type 1 TsaB: MLGLAIHTCGPALGLALGNFEGEIRQQTWPLGRDLSTQLHPLLIEFVAPHPWSDFSFLAVAQGPGGFTGTRIGVVTARTLAQQLEIPLFGVSSLAAVAQRALKDLSSQSQGPSQSQGKADGAIAVEMQARRGQLFTAIYQPTASGLESVHADQVLSAEDWEKQLSQHPHPLHRAIAGEDLAETVTQVLDLAHQRWTGGDRPDWSTVLPYYGQHPVDR, encoded by the coding sequence ATGCTAGGTCTAGCGATTCACACCTGCGGCCCCGCTCTGGGGCTGGCTCTGGGCAATTTTGAGGGCGAGATCCGCCAGCAGACCTGGCCCCTGGGCCGCGATCTTTCAACCCAGCTGCACCCTCTGCTGATCGAGTTTGTCGCTCCCCACCCCTGGTCCGATTTCTCGTTTTTGGCGGTAGCCCAGGGGCCGGGGGGGTTTACGGGCACCCGGATTGGGGTGGTGACGGCGCGCACCCTGGCCCAGCAGCTGGAGATCCCGCTATTTGGGGTGTCGAGTCTGGCGGCGGTGGCCCAGCGCGCCCTCAAGGACCTTTCCAGTCAATCCCAGGGGCCCAGTCAATCCCAGGGGAAGGCTGACGGGGCCATTGCGGTGGAGATGCAGGCTCGGCGGGGGCAGCTATTTACCGCAATTTATCAACCAACGGCCAGCGGCCTAGAGTCAGTCCACGCGGACCAGGTGCTCTCAGCCGAGGATTGGGAAAAGCAGCTGTCTCAGCACCCCCACCCGCTCCATCGAGCGATCGCCGGGGAGGACCTGGCCGAGACAGTGACCCAGGTGCTGGATCTGGCCCACCAGCGCTGGACTGGAGGCGATCGCCCCGACTGGTCAACCGTGCTGCCTTACTACGGTCAGCACCCGGTGGATCGGTAG
- a CDS encoding GNAT family N-acetyltransferase, whose translation MDCSAIQFQYSEQFSAADLDQLVDLFQAAAFWAKDRTRAEMATAIAHSYPVVTAWDGHQLIGFARATSDGVFRATIWDVVISPDYQGGGLGRRLVETLVAHPHMSRVERVYLMTTHQQGFYKRIGFEENASTTMVLYNSAEIEMLPPLGPPAAVPTEVTVG comes from the coding sequence ATGGATTGCAGTGCTATTCAGTTTCAGTACAGTGAACAGTTTTCTGCCGCTGATCTCGATCAGCTGGTGGACTTGTTTCAGGCGGCGGCCTTCTGGGCTAAAGACCGCACCCGGGCCGAGATGGCGACCGCGATCGCCCACAGCTACCCCGTCGTCACCGCCTGGGACGGCCATCAGCTGATTGGCTTTGCCCGCGCCACCTCCGACGGCGTGTTTCGCGCCACCATTTGGGATGTGGTGATCTCGCCGGACTACCAGGGCGGCGGGCTGGGCCGCAGGCTGGTGGAAACCCTGGTGGCCCACCCCCACATGAGCCGGGTGGAGCGGGTCTACCTGATGACCACCCACCAGCAGGGCTTTTACAAGCGCATCGGCTTTGAGGAAAACGCCTCGACCACGATGGTGCTCTACAACAGCGCTGAGATCGAAATGCTGCCGCCCCTCGGCCCTCCGGCGGCAGTACCCACCGAAGTCACGGTTGGTTAA
- a CDS encoding translocation/assembly module TamB domain-containing protein, producing the protein MALEASPNFDGQTSPPRRRWPKRLALVGGALALGGGALGWWGYSLARREIPPFLQRNLSDALGRPIKVGEFERFSPTGVRLGPSIVPPTEDNFSWVRSRALEVNFNPLELLFRRTLRPSLIFIEPQVSLKQGFDGEWRVEPPQSVGEEGFFRTELHSLQIRNAELAIGPLSRTSIVELPEGVTSATLILLQNVNLRVRFSGPDNQTVALVVGGRLNNGAFQVRGEGQLDTRQVNLAVQAQQLPIESINPLLGGQLFLRNGLLSSNLDLRYRPDAADRLTVKGTARLRNGDIVLSKLPSALHDINGTAVFDGVGGRLENSSLKFGPILVKAAGRIDRKTGHDLAIAIPDVSLDQVVEALAQTLPIEAEGRFQLNSTVTGPLEDPQVVGELTNLGQVQIDRLGFESLTARFGANLEGATLHQATLRPATGGTVTAQGNILLGKALRQALQEARRRGDRPRTDRHRPTPAQPVPPALTLTAQTDLPLDGLAALYGLPLPDTWRLGPLLAEARLVGTVPNLQDADLRGEATWQLPQSTFPGRGEIRYADGLISAQETVFQVGEGRLQAEAIADLNRRDWQAQVTGNALGLGRVSPQLRGTLDTDLQASGSLLALTPESVRAEGRAAFSHAIPLAPAGLSLANLNLAKIDQVLPGSLRTRFAWTGQRLEIAEAITPNLSASGGINIRFLPQGRRPQVGRFDLAARLRDLKLGEAYGLLGGPAWLQPRGSLDFNGTLRGSLDNPQLEGTMGLHQVGINDVALAAGVSGPIRASRTGGATIALRGPTEEISARLDPDLRPRSFRLANGEWMASGQRRGNSLDTEIRNFDLAALGLRPVPRPDLGLLGGTLSATASLDLADWLNPAAVASFTLDRLALGPMHSDRLTGQLQYREGLALLTGGVLQLSPGTEFQIVGSGRLWPQWQGQAEITTAGADFQALLAALNLYSYADLGRVLAPLGLGTAADLVVTPVGDATASLREQAELAQVLRQLRAARIDARATALLPALNQLEGQVAGTLGVKASATEGLDAAFEFTGQNWAWGRYDFDNRFLARGQLRGQTLSLDPVEFLAADTRLSLVGDLSPQASNLAVVAAGLPLTAAATLLESPVAVTGLLNLSAQLTGPYTNPTLAGQLDVAEASVNQQPITEISSGFQYQNALLSVNGRILGSAPEPLTFAGHIPYALPFMTVRPASDQIALRATLKDDAFALVNLLTPALAWGGGNATVDVRLEGTPRQPLLWGLVDFDDARFLSPWLGASLENLTGTIQLQGNQIQVNELTGSLFDGRFTLAGQIPLLGQLGPAAPGLRLAFSDLDVNYANEVRSQVHGDLSFSQALLTPVLGGEVRLQNTQVAVGRALLTQANAVLNNKARLSAWRNSLARAAPPMAIQLDNLRISLEPARIKVLPLLSLGLNGDIALNGPIPGLAADGDINLTEGWLNTVTTEFFLEPGHTNQVQFRPENGLDPYLDVVLSANVPLQRQYAINTLNTTTGAAEVPIFDPLASTTIFDELHIEARVQGQASRLINNVSALSLTSSYAYSQNQLLGMVTGGYLTGLGGAEPGLALGSNLLSALTADSQDAIARSLGLRRLRLVATTVLPTTNKDTLGLGVGATAGITQNLSASLVQVLNQSQPWALNVRYRLNQNWSLSGSTNANNAGRAFVEYQLNFE; encoded by the coding sequence ATGGCTCTCGAAGCTTCCCCCAATTTTGACGGCCAGACCAGCCCGCCCAGACGACGCTGGCCCAAGCGGTTGGCCCTGGTGGGTGGGGCCCTGGCCCTGGGCGGTGGGGCCCTGGGCTGGTGGGGATACAGCCTGGCGCGGCGAGAAATTCCCCCATTTTTGCAGCGCAACCTCAGCGATGCCCTGGGCCGGCCCATCAAAGTGGGCGAGTTTGAGCGGTTTAGCCCCACGGGAGTGCGGCTGGGACCATCGATCGTGCCCCCCACCGAAGACAACTTTTCCTGGGTGCGGTCCAGGGCGCTGGAGGTCAACTTCAACCCGCTGGAGCTGCTGTTTAGACGCACTCTGCGCCCCAGCCTGATCTTTATCGAACCGCAGGTTTCCCTCAAGCAGGGGTTTGACGGCGAGTGGCGGGTCGAGCCGCCACAGTCGGTGGGAGAGGAAGGCTTTTTTAGAACCGAGCTGCACAGTCTGCAAATTCGCAATGCCGAGCTGGCGATTGGCCCCCTGTCGCGTACCTCCATCGTGGAACTGCCTGAGGGGGTCACCAGCGCCACCCTGATTCTGTTGCAAAACGTCAACCTGCGGGTGCGCTTCAGCGGCCCCGACAACCAGACGGTCGCCCTGGTAGTGGGCGGGCGGCTCAACAATGGGGCCTTTCAAGTGCGCGGTGAAGGTCAGCTGGACACCCGCCAGGTCAATCTGGCCGTGCAGGCCCAGCAATTGCCAATTGAGTCGATCAATCCGCTCCTAGGCGGGCAGCTGTTTCTGCGCAACGGGCTGCTGTCCTCCAACCTCGACCTCAGGTATCGCCCCGATGCCGCCGACCGGCTCACCGTCAAAGGCACCGCTCGCCTCCGCAACGGTGACATTGTGCTCAGCAAGTTGCCCTCGGCCCTGCACGACATCAACGGTACGGCTGTGTTCGATGGTGTGGGCGGACGCCTGGAGAATAGCTCCCTCAAGTTTGGCCCCATTCTGGTCAAGGCGGCGGGCCGCATCGATCGCAAAACGGGCCATGACCTGGCCATCGCCATCCCCGATGTCAGCCTGGATCAAGTGGTTGAGGCCCTAGCCCAAACCCTGCCCATCGAGGCCGAAGGGCGGTTTCAGCTCAATTCCACCGTCACCGGGCCGCTGGAGGATCCTCAGGTAGTGGGAGAACTGACCAATCTGGGTCAGGTGCAGATCGATCGCCTCGGCTTTGAGAGCCTTACGGCCCGCTTTGGGGCCAACCTCGAGGGGGCGACCCTGCACCAGGCCACCCTGCGCCCTGCCACGGGCGGCACCGTGACCGCCCAGGGAAACATCCTGCTGGGCAAAGCGCTGCGCCAAGCACTGCAGGAAGCCCGGCGGCGGGGCGATCGCCCCCGGACCGATCGCCACCGCCCCACTCCCGCCCAGCCCGTCCCCCCAGCCCTCACCCTCACCGCCCAAACCGACCTCCCCCTCGACGGCCTAGCCGCCCTCTACGGTCTACCCCTGCCGGATACCTGGCGGCTGGGGCCCCTGCTGGCCGAAGCCCGGCTTGTTGGCACCGTGCCCAACCTGCAGGACGCCGATCTGCGGGGCGAAGCAACCTGGCAACTGCCCCAATCCACTTTCCCTGGGCGAGGGGAGATCCGCTACGCCGATGGCCTGATTTCAGCTCAAGAAACGGTGTTTCAAGTCGGGGAGGGCAGGCTGCAGGCCGAGGCGATCGCCGACCTGAACCGCCGCGACTGGCAGGCCCAGGTGACCGGCAACGCCCTGGGCCTGGGCCGGGTCTCGCCCCAGCTGCGCGGCACCCTCGACACCGACCTGCAGGCCTCGGGTTCCCTCCTGGCCCTGACCCCAGAGAGCGTCCGCGCCGAGGGGCGGGCCGCCTTCTCCCACGCCATTCCCCTGGCCCCCGCTGGCCTCAGCCTGGCCAACCTCAATTTGGCCAAAATCGACCAGGTGCTGCCCGGCTCCCTCCGCACCCGCTTTGCCTGGACAGGCCAGCGGCTCGAGATTGCCGAGGCCATCACCCCCAACCTCTCCGCCTCTGGCGGCATCAATATTCGCTTTTTGCCCCAGGGCAGGCGGCCCCAGGTGGGCCGTTTTGACCTGGCCGCCCGCCTGAGGGATCTCAAGTTGGGCGAGGCTTACGGTCTACTCGGGGGCCCCGCCTGGCTCCAGCCCAGAGGGAGTCTAGATTTTAATGGCACCCTGCGCGGCAGCCTGGACAATCCTCAACTGGAGGGCACTATGGGGCTGCACCAGGTGGGAATCAACGATGTGGCTCTGGCCGCAGGCGTCTCGGGACCGATCCGGGCCTCCCGCACTGGCGGGGCCACGATCGCCCTGCGTGGGCCGACTGAAGAAATTTCTGCCCGCCTCGACCCCGACCTGCGCCCCAGGAGCTTTCGGCTGGCCAACGGGGAGTGGATGGCCAGCGGCCAGCGGCGCGGCAACAGCCTGGATACCGAAATTCGCAACTTTGATCTAGCCGCTCTGGGGCTGCGGCCTGTGCCTCGCCCTGACCTGGGGCTGCTGGGGGGCACGCTCAGCGCCACCGCCAGCCTGGATCTGGCTGACTGGCTAAACCCGGCCGCCGTGGCCAGCTTTACCCTCGATCGCCTGGCCCTGGGCCCAATGCACAGCGATCGCCTCACCGGCCAGTTGCAGTACCGCGAGGGCCTGGCCCTGCTGACCGGCGGGGTGCTTCAGCTCAGCCCCGGCACCGAGTTTCAAATTGTTGGCAGCGGCCGACTGTGGCCCCAGTGGCAGGGACAGGCCGAAATCACCACCGCTGGAGCCGATTTTCAAGCCCTGCTGGCCGCCCTCAACCTCTACAGCTACGCCGACCTGGGTCGAGTGCTGGCTCCCCTGGGGCTGGGAACGGCTGCCGACCTGGTGGTGACCCCGGTGGGGGACGCCACGGCCTCCCTGCGGGAGCAGGCCGAGCTGGCCCAGGTGCTCAGGCAGCTCCGGGCAGCGCGCATTGACGCCCGAGCCACCGCCCTGCTCCCGGCCCTGAACCAGCTTGAGGGGCAGGTGGCTGGCACCCTGGGGGTTAAGGCCTCGGCCACCGAGGGACTAGACGCCGCCTTTGAATTCACCGGCCAAAACTGGGCCTGGGGACGCTACGACTTTGACAATCGGTTTTTGGCCCGGGGGCAGCTGCGCGGTCAAACCCTCTCCCTGGACCCGGTCGAGTTTCTCGCCGCAGACACACGCCTCAGCCTGGTGGGCGATCTCTCCCCCCAAGCGTCCAATCTGGCTGTGGTGGCCGCAGGTTTGCCCCTCACCGCCGCCGCTACCCTGCTTGAGAGCCCCGTTGCCGTCACCGGCCTGCTCAATCTCAGCGCCCAGCTCACCGGCCCTTACACCAACCCCACCCTGGCTGGCCAACTCGATGTCGCCGAGGCCAGCGTGAACCAACAGCCCATCACCGAAATCAGCAGTGGGTTCCAGTACCAAAACGCCCTCCTCAGCGTCAATGGCCGCATCCTCGGCTCAGCCCCAGAACCTCTCACCTTCGCGGGCCACATTCCCTACGCGCTGCCGTTTATGACGGTGCGCCCCGCCAGCGACCAGATCGCCCTGCGGGCCACCCTCAAAGATGACGCCTTCGCACTGGTTAACCTGCTCACCCCGGCCCTGGCCTGGGGCGGCGGCAATGCCACCGTCGATGTGCGGCTGGAGGGCACCCCGCGACAGCCCCTCCTGTGGGGCCTGGTTGACTTCGATGACGCCCGCTTTCTCAGCCCCTGGCTGGGAGCTTCGTTGGAGAATCTCACGGGCACTATCCAGCTCCAGGGCAATCAAATTCAGGTCAACGAGCTGACCGGCAGCTTGTTTGATGGTCGCTTCACCCTGGCCGGACAGATTCCTCTACTGGGCCAGCTGGGCCCTGCCGCCCCGGGTCTGCGCCTGGCCTTCTCCGATCTTGACGTCAACTACGCCAACGAAGTGCGCAGCCAGGTCCACGGCGACCTCTCCTTCTCCCAGGCCCTGCTGACTCCGGTTCTGGGCGGTGAGGTGCGCCTGCAAAATACTCAGGTCGCCGTGGGGCGGGCGCTGCTCACCCAGGCCAATGCCGTTTTGAACAACAAGGCTCGGCTCAGCGCGTGGAGAAACTCCCTGGCCAGAGCGGCCCCTCCCATGGCCATACAGCTAGACAACCTGCGCATTTCCCTCGAGCCGGCTCGGATCAAGGTGCTGCCGCTGCTCTCCCTTGGCCTCAACGGCGATATCGCCCTCAATGGACCTATTCCAGGGCTAGCTGCCGACGGCGATATCAACCTCACCGAGGGCTGGCTCAACACCGTTACCACAGAGTTTTTCCTGGAACCGGGGCACACCAATCAAGTTCAATTCAGGCCGGAAAATGGCCTAGACCCCTACTTAGACGTGGTTCTGTCGGCTAACGTACCGCTACAGCGGCAGTACGCCATCAACACCCTCAACACCACCACTGGAGCTGCAGAGGTACCCATCTTCGATCCGCTGGCTAGCACCACCATCTTCGACGAGCTGCATATTGAAGCACGGGTGCAGGGCCAAGCCAGTCGCCTAATCAATAACGTTAGTGCTTTGAGCTTGACCAGCAGCTATGCCTACTCCCAAAACCAGCTCCTGGGAATGGTCACGGGGGGCTACCTGACGGGTCTGGGGGGTGCAGAACCTGGCTTAGCCTTGGGGTCCAACCTGCTGTCAGCCTTGACGGCGGATAGTCAGGACGCGATCGCGCGGTCCCTGGGACTACGGCGGCTGCGGCTGGTGGCGACCACGGTGCTGCCCACCACCAACAAAGACACCCTGGGGCTTGGGGTGGGGGCGACCGCCGGCATCACCCAGAACCTCTCCGCCAGTTTGGTTCAGGTGCTCAACCAAAGTCAGCCCTGGGCGCTCAACGTTCGCTATCGCCTGAATCAGAACTGGAGCCTAAGCGGCTCGACCAATGCCAACAACGCCGGGCGAGCCTTCGTCGAGTACCAGCTAAATTTTGAGTAA
- a CDS encoding 3-deoxy-7-phosphoheptulonate synthase: MHQTQDLHVVETRPLVSPALLHHEFPMSAEAATLVADARDRIRHILYNEDRRLLVIVGPCSVHDIDAAYEYGQKLVNLRHELSGQLEIIMRVYFEKPRTNIGWKGLINDPHLDGSYDINTGLRLARKLLLDLAQLGLPAATELLDPVTPQYIADLIAWTAIGARTTESQTHREMASGLSMPIGFKNSTDGSLQAAMNAMVAASRPHHFLGINHSGLASIVTTTGNPDGHLVLRGGKGGPNFSGEHVAKAADEMAKLKLNPRMMIDCSHANANKDHNRQTAVLDDIAAQMREGSRHILGVMIESHLKAGNQPIPNDLRQLTYGQSITDACVDFETTATMLRKLASAVEPSLQAAPLG; the protein is encoded by the coding sequence ATGCACCAAACCCAGGATCTTCACGTTGTTGAGACTCGCCCCCTCGTCAGCCCGGCGCTGTTGCACCACGAGTTTCCGATGTCGGCGGAGGCGGCAACGCTGGTGGCTGACGCCCGCGATCGCATCCGCCACATTCTCTACAACGAAGACCGCCGCCTGCTGGTGATCGTGGGTCCCTGCTCGGTGCACGACATTGACGCCGCCTACGAGTACGGCCAGAAGCTGGTCAACCTGCGCCACGAGCTGTCGGGGCAGCTGGAGATCATCATGCGGGTCTACTTTGAAAAGCCCCGCACCAACATCGGCTGGAAGGGGCTGATCAACGACCCCCACCTGGACGGCAGCTACGACATCAACACGGGCCTGCGCCTGGCCCGCAAGCTGCTGCTGGATCTGGCTCAGCTGGGGTTGCCCGCCGCCACCGAGCTGCTCGACCCGGTGACGCCGCAGTACATCGCCGACCTGATCGCCTGGACCGCGATCGGCGCGCGCACCACCGAAAGCCAGACCCACCGCGAAATGGCCTCGGGCCTCTCCATGCCCATCGGCTTCAAAAACAGCACCGACGGCAGCCTGCAGGCCGCCATGAACGCCATGGTGGCCGCCAGCCGTCCCCACCACTTTTTGGGCATCAACCACAGCGGACTGGCCAGCATTGTCACCACCACTGGCAACCCCGACGGGCACCTGGTGCTGCGCGGCGGCAAGGGGGGGCCCAACTTCAGCGGTGAGCACGTGGCCAAAGCCGCCGACGAAATGGCCAAGCTGAAGCTCAACCCGCGCATGATGATCGATTGTAGCCACGCCAACGCCAACAAAGACCACAACCGCCAGACCGCCGTGCTCGACGACATCGCCGCTCAGATGCGCGAGGGCTCGCGCCACATCCTGGGGGTGATGATTGAGAGCCACCTGAAGGCAGGCAACCAGCCCATCCCCAACGACCTGCGGCAGCTCACCTACGGCCAGAGCATCACCGATGCCTGCGTGGACTTCGAGACCACTGCCACCATGCTGCGGAAGCTGGCCAGCGCGGTAGAGCCCTCGCTGCAGGCGGCTCCCCTGGGTTAA
- a CDS encoding response regulator has product MAKPIIFTVDDDPDVLQAIARDLRRHYGEHYRVMRASSGATALVALQQITLRGDPVALLLVDQRMPEMGGVEFLEQAIELVPGAKRALLTAYSDTDAAIKAINEVSLDYYLLKPWDPPEEKLYPVVDDLLADWQAHFHPPFEGIRVVGDRWNPQSHEIKDFLARNQIPYRWLDVERSEEARTLAGCGADGVTKAQLPLVLFPEGDPLHQPSTAELASRIGLQTAAAKPFYDLVIVGGGPAGLAAAVYGASEGLHTVLIEREAPGGQAGTSSRIENYLGFPVGLSGGDLARRAVTQARRFGVEILAPQAVQSLRADSDYRLLTLSDGSEISAHAVILALGVSWRRLDTPGLERFAGAGVYYGAAQAEALACEGEDVYLIGGANSAGQAAMNFAKYARSVTMLVRGDSLTRSMSQYLIDQIAATPNITVATHTSVIEAKGGTQLEALVLQNAATGASETVPAQSLFIFIGAIPHTDWLGDLVQRDGRGYLLTGPDLASTEVPPHQVWSLERSPFLLETSLPGVFAVGDVRHGSIKRVASGVGEGSICVQFVHQYLGAVR; this is encoded by the coding sequence ATGGCCAAACCAATTATTTTTACCGTCGATGACGATCCCGATGTCCTGCAGGCGATCGCCCGCGACCTGCGGCGGCACTACGGCGAACACTACCGCGTCATGCGGGCCAGCTCCGGGGCGACGGCCCTCGTAGCGCTCCAGCAAATTACGCTGCGCGGCGACCCGGTAGCCCTGCTGCTGGTCGATCAGCGCATGCCCGAAATGGGCGGGGTGGAGTTTCTGGAGCAGGCCATAGAGCTGGTGCCCGGAGCCAAGCGCGCGCTGCTCACCGCCTACAGCGACACCGATGCGGCTATCAAAGCCATCAACGAGGTCAGCCTCGACTACTACCTGCTCAAGCCCTGGGACCCGCCGGAGGAGAAGCTGTACCCTGTGGTGGACGACCTGCTGGCCGACTGGCAGGCCCACTTTCATCCGCCCTTTGAGGGCATTCGGGTGGTGGGCGATCGCTGGAACCCCCAGAGCCACGAGATCAAAGACTTTCTGGCCCGCAACCAGATCCCCTACCGCTGGCTCGACGTGGAGCGCAGCGAGGAGGCCCGCACCCTGGCGGGCTGCGGGGCCGATGGTGTGACTAAGGCCCAGCTACCCCTGGTGCTGTTCCCCGAGGGGGACCCCCTGCACCAGCCCAGCACCGCCGAGCTGGCCAGCCGCATTGGCCTGCAAACGGCAGCGGCCAAGCCCTTCTACGACCTGGTGATTGTCGGCGGCGGCCCCGCCGGGCTGGCGGCGGCGGTCTACGGGGCCTCCGAAGGGCTGCACACGGTGCTGATCGAGCGCGAAGCCCCCGGCGGCCAGGCGGGCACCAGCTCCCGGATTGAAAACTACCTGGGCTTTCCGGTGGGGCTGAGTGGCGGCGACCTGGCCCGCCGCGCCGTTACCCAGGCTCGCCGCTTTGGGGTCGAGATTCTGGCTCCCCAGGCGGTACAGAGCCTGCGCGCCGACAGCGACTACCGCCTGCTCACCCTCAGCGACGGCAGTGAAATCAGCGCCCACGCGGTGATTCTGGCCCTGGGGGTGTCCTGGCGGCGGCTCGACACCCCCGGCCTGGAGCGCTTTGCCGGAGCCGGGGTCTACTACGGCGCAGCCCAGGCCGAAGCCCTGGCCTGTGAAGGGGAAGACGTATACCTGATCGGCGGAGCCAATTCGGCGGGCCAGGCGGCGATGAACTTCGCCAAGTACGCCCGGTCGGTGACTATGCTGGTGCGGGGCGACTCGCTGACCCGGAGCATGTCGCAGTACCTGATTGACCAAATTGCGGCCACCCCCAACATCACCGTGGCGACTCACACCAGCGTCATCGAGGCCAAGGGCGGCACCCAGCTGGAGGCGCTGGTGCTGCAAAATGCCGCCACCGGGGCCAGCGAAACCGTGCCCGCCCAGTCGCTGTTCATCTTCATTGGCGCGATTCCCCACACCGACTGGCTGGGGGACCTAGTGCAGCGGGATGGCCGGGGCTACCTACTCACCGGGCCAGATCTGGCCAGTACGGAGGTGCCACCCCACCAGGTGTGGTCCTTAGAGCGATCGCCCTTTTTGCTCGAAACCAGCCTGCCGGGGGTGTTTGCGGTGGGCGACGTGCGCCACGGCTCGATCAAGCGGGTGGCCTCGGGGGTGGGGGAGGGGTCGATCTGCGTGCAGTTCGTGCACCAGTATTTGGGGGCGGTGCGATGA